A genomic region of Bernardetia sp. ABR2-2B contains the following coding sequences:
- the xrtK gene encoding exosortase K encodes MKNKLSLLFLFTVFCIGFAAKWIFTNLDVEYSIWLLKPTTIWVEQITGLDFNLLQNEGYVCTQISPTTIIDKSCSGLNFWLMSFLLGAFVLHKKITDLWRFFYFFILVFNLAWLVTIIANTGRIVISIKFLPLLSPHIEYAQSHLLLGIFIYVTMLILYYLILRKWDMGIRN; translated from the coding sequence TTGAAAAACAAACTATCTCTACTTTTCCTATTCACAGTTTTCTGTATTGGCTTTGCAGCTAAATGGATTTTTACAAATCTTGACGTAGAGTATTCTATTTGGCTTTTGAAACCCACTACGATTTGGGTAGAACAAATTACAGGACTTGATTTTAACCTTTTGCAGAACGAAGGTTATGTTTGTACTCAAATTTCTCCGACTACAATTATCGATAAAAGCTGTTCGGGTCTTAATTTTTGGCTAATGTCATTTCTTTTAGGAGCTTTTGTTTTGCATAAAAAAATAACTGACTTGTGGCGATTTTTCTACTTCTTTATTCTTGTTTTTAATTTAGCTTGGCTTGTTACAATTATCGCAAATACTGGACGCATTGTTATTTCAATTAAATTTCTTCCTCTTCTTTCTCCTCATATAGAATATGCTCAAAGCCATCTTTTGCTAGGAATTTTTATTTATGTTACGATGCTAATTCTGTATTATTTGATTCTTAGGAAATGGGACATGGGAATTAGGAATTAG
- a CDS encoding TonB-dependent receptor, producing MTTSKFYHLFFLLFFSLIFSNFSFAQDETQEKSVKKGIVQGTVRDKDTQEPLIGVSVIVEGSDPIIGVVTDLEGNYKLEIPVGSYNLEASYIGFASLKKFNIIVSTGNANNVNFELAESYSNLEGVEIVARKATSASPTTVESPLSTQRLTTEEIKSNPGGNFDISRVVQALPGVGSTSGGGGFRNDIIIRGGAPNENVYYLDGIEIPVINHFATQGSAGGPTGILNVSFIEDVTLSSSAFEARYDNALASVFTFKQKEGNSKRLQGNIRLSGTELAATFEAPLGKKTTMLLSARRSYLQFLFALIDLPIRPNYWDFQYKVTHKFNEKTTLTAIGVGAIDDFSFEAPEESTPESEYVLRSSPSINQWNYTTGFALKRLVKDGYVNVALSRNMFDNRLDQFEDRQESEEFRTLLLESQEIENKLRIDVNKSKKGWKYAYGIVGQYVKFNNDIFNRLRKEIRDSTGNIIQSEVQINYNSAIDFFRYGAFGQVSKTVLNNKLGLSFGVRTDMNTFMDTGNNPLETLSPRLSASYYLNDEWSINGSVGRYFKIPIYTVLGFQNENGDFVNKSNKYISSTHYVLGTEFLPRASTRFTVEGFYKNYANYPVSVRDGISLANQGGGFGAIGNEAVESIGEGRAYGAEFLFQQKLVSKIFAVFSYTFVRSEFAGTDGELISSAWDNGHLISAILGRKFGRGWEMGLRYRFAAGSPYTPFDLLASQRNYLTTGNGVLDNSRLNSQRLGNFSQFDFRLDKKINFKKITLDLYIDIQNALIQASPAFPRYTFERTEDNSGFKTTNGQPINNDGSNAIPTILEDSEPSVLPTIGFILEF from the coding sequence ATGACTACTTCAAAATTTTACCACTTATTTTTTCTTTTATTTTTTAGCCTTATTTTTTCAAATTTTTCTTTTGCACAAGACGAAACACAAGAAAAATCCGTAAAAAAAGGAATTGTACAAGGAACAGTCAGAGATAAGGACACGCAAGAACCACTTATTGGCGTTTCAGTTATTGTTGAGGGTAGTGACCCAATCATTGGCGTAGTTACAGATTTGGAAGGAAATTATAAATTAGAAATTCCTGTGGGAAGTTATAATTTAGAAGCTTCATATATTGGTTTTGCATCGCTCAAAAAATTCAATATTATTGTAAGTACAGGAAATGCAAATAATGTAAATTTTGAACTTGCAGAATCGTATTCTAACTTAGAAGGTGTCGAAATTGTAGCACGAAAAGCAACTTCTGCATCTCCTACAACGGTTGAAAGTCCTCTTTCTACACAGCGATTGACAACGGAAGAAATCAAAAGTAATCCAGGGGGAAATTTTGATATTTCTCGTGTTGTTCAAGCTCTTCCAGGGGTAGGAAGTACGAGTGGAGGAGGAGGATTTCGAAATGATATTATTATTCGTGGTGGTGCGCCAAATGAAAATGTTTATTATTTAGATGGAATTGAAATTCCTGTTATCAATCATTTTGCCACGCAAGGAAGTGCAGGAGGCCCTACTGGAATTTTGAATGTTTCTTTTATTGAAGATGTAACACTTAGTTCTTCAGCTTTTGAGGCTCGTTATGATAATGCACTTGCTTCTGTTTTTACATTCAAACAAAAAGAAGGAAATTCGAAACGTTTACAGGGAAATATTCGCCTTTCTGGAACTGAACTGGCAGCTACTTTTGAAGCTCCTTTAGGCAAAAAAACTACGATGCTTTTGTCTGCTCGTCGTTCGTATTTACAATTTTTGTTTGCGCTCATTGATTTGCCTATTCGTCCAAACTATTGGGATTTTCAGTATAAAGTAACTCATAAATTCAACGAAAAAACTACACTTACAGCTATCGGAGTAGGTGCTATTGATGATTTTAGTTTTGAAGCCCCAGAAGAATCTACACCTGAAAGTGAGTATGTTTTGCGTTCTAGTCCAAGTATTAATCAATGGAATTATACAACTGGTTTTGCTTTGAAAAGATTGGTAAAAGATGGTTATGTAAATGTAGCTTTGAGTAGAAATATGTTTGATAATCGTTTGGATCAATTCGAAGACAGACAAGAAAGTGAAGAGTTTAGAACGCTACTTTTAGAATCACAGGAGATTGAAAACAAGTTGCGTATTGATGTAAATAAATCAAAAAAGGGTTGGAAATACGCTTATGGAATTGTTGGTCAATATGTGAAATTTAATAATGATATTTTTAATCGTTTGAGAAAAGAAATACGTGATTCGACAGGAAATATCATTCAGTCAGAAGTTCAAATCAATTATAACTCTGCGATTGATTTCTTTAGATATGGAGCTTTCGGACAGGTTTCAAAAACGGTTTTGAATAACAAATTAGGTTTGTCTTTTGGTGTTCGTACAGATATGAATACATTTATGGACACAGGAAATAATCCTTTAGAAACATTATCGCCACGTCTTTCAGCTTCGTATTATCTCAATGACGAATGGTCAATTAATGGTTCTGTTGGTCGTTATTTCAAAATTCCAATTTATACTGTTTTGGGTTTTCAGAATGAAAATGGCGATTTTGTCAATAAATCAAACAAATATATTTCTTCTACGCACTATGTCTTGGGAACGGAGTTTTTGCCACGAGCAAGTACACGTTTTACAGTAGAAGGTTTTTATAAAAACTATGCAAACTACCCTGTTTCGGTGCGTGATGGAATTTCTCTTGCCAATCAAGGAGGAGGTTTTGGCGCAATCGGTAACGAAGCTGTTGAAAGCATTGGAGAAGGAAGAGCATACGGTGCAGAATTTTTATTCCAACAAAAGCTAGTAAGTAAAATCTTTGCTGTCTTTTCTTATACATTTGTTAGAAGCGAATTTGCTGGAACAGACGGTGAGCTTATTTCTTCTGCTTGGGATAATGGTCATTTAATTTCAGCTATCTTGGGAAGAAAGTTTGGTAGAGGTTGGGAAATGGGTCTGCGTTACCGTTTTGCAGCAGGTTCTCCTTATACACCTTTTGATTTATTGGCTTCTCAAAGAAATTATTTGACGACTGGTAATGGAGTTTTGGATAATTCTCGTCTAAATTCTCAACGCTTAGGGAATTTTAGTCAGTTTGATTTCCGTTTGGATAAAAAAATTAATTTCAAGAAAATTACATTGGATTTATATATCGACATTCAGAATG
- a CDS encoding radical SAM/SPASM domain-containing protein: MNKNQIQDGIIYLKTLTFKRFWNGVLLLFSYYISKITKQNYQKGFPISIAFEPTTTCNLKCPHCPSGLRQFSRPTGNASNAIFEKLLNEISPYLTYLIFYFQGEPYINKHFLDWVKLANEKNIYTATSTNAHYLTEEVAEKTVLSGLSRLIISLDGANQETYKKYRIGGNIDKVWKGIENVVKHKKKHKSKTPFIMLQFIVFKHNEHEIEQIKSIGKELGIDKVVIKTAQIYDYENQTDFIPEDGKYSRYKKENEKVTLKNNLENSCWKMWHSCVVTWDGKVVPCCFDKDATHHLGDLEKYSFNEIWQNETYSEFRNSLLQSRKEIEICKNCTEGTKVWV; encoded by the coding sequence ATGAATAAAAACCAAATTCAAGATGGAATAATTTATCTCAAAACGCTTACTTTCAAACGTTTTTGGAATGGCGTTTTGTTACTTTTTAGTTATTATATCTCCAAAATCACAAAGCAAAATTACCAAAAAGGTTTTCCGATAAGCATTGCTTTTGAGCCTACAACAACTTGCAATCTGAAATGTCCTCATTGTCCGTCTGGACTTCGACAGTTTTCTCGCCCTACTGGAAATGCAAGTAATGCTATTTTTGAAAAATTATTAAATGAAATTTCTCCTTATCTGACCTATCTTATTTTTTATTTTCAAGGAGAACCCTATATCAATAAGCATTTTTTGGATTGGGTAAAACTAGCTAATGAGAAGAATATTTATACAGCTACTTCTACAAATGCTCATTATCTGACAGAAGAAGTGGCAGAAAAAACAGTTTTATCAGGACTTTCTCGGCTTATTATTTCTTTAGATGGAGCAAATCAAGAAACCTACAAAAAGTATAGAATTGGAGGAAATATCGATAAAGTATGGAAAGGAATTGAAAATGTAGTCAAACACAAGAAAAAACACAAGAGCAAAACGCCTTTTATTATGCTTCAATTTATCGTCTTCAAACACAACGAACACGAAATAGAACAAATAAAATCAATAGGGAAAGAATTAGGAATTGATAAAGTAGTCATCAAAACAGCACAAATTTATGATTATGAAAATCAAACTGATTTTATTCCAGAAGATGGGAAGTATAGTCGTTATAAAAAGGAAAATGAAAAAGTAACTCTAAAGAATAATTTAGAAAATAGCTGTTGGAAGATGTGGCATTCGTGTGTCGTTACGTGGGATGGAAAGGTAGTTCCTTGTTGTTTTGATAAAGATGCTACTCATCATTTGGGAGATTTAGAAAAGTATTCCTTCAATGAAATTTGGCAAAATGAAACCTATTCTGAATTTAGAAATTCATTATTACAATCAAGAAAAGAGATCGAAATTTGTAAAAACTGTACAGAAGGAACGAAGGTTTGGGTGTAG
- a CDS encoding MarR family winged helix-turn-helix transcriptional regulator, giving the protein MNYDILHELIDKAQEYETQTGQKLEKDDLAIFSEWLYVQTHSRVSKSNTSEEIKLEPTGETLDSIIGKFIGFMYRFAKFYTKKALEDSPLTTLDDFTYLGSIMLKEGSTKTEIIDYHIHEKTTGIEILKRLKRNGFITEKKSEKDKRSKSLFITEAGKGIFFAHVGRMQKIGELIVGDLEESEKRQLISLLNRLNDFHQPIYHENKKESFEMLLSFRK; this is encoded by the coding sequence ATGAATTACGATATTTTACACGAGCTTATAGATAAAGCGCAAGAGTACGAAACCCAAACAGGGCAAAAACTAGAAAAAGATGATTTAGCTATTTTCTCTGAATGGCTCTACGTACAGACACACAGTCGTGTGTCTAAAAGCAATACATCTGAAGAAATAAAACTAGAGCCAACAGGCGAAACATTAGATAGCATTATTGGAAAATTTATTGGCTTTATGTATCGTTTCGCAAAGTTTTATACTAAAAAGGCTTTAGAAGATAGCCCTCTCACTACCTTAGATGATTTTACCTATTTGGGAAGTATTATGCTTAAAGAAGGCAGCACCAAAACCGAAATTATTGATTATCATATTCACGAAAAAACAACAGGAATAGAAATACTAAAACGACTGAAAAGAAATGGTTTTATTACAGAAAAGAAGTCAGAAAAAGACAAGCGCAGTAAATCATTGTTCATAACAGAAGCTGGAAAAGGAATCTTTTTTGCCCACGTAGGAAGAATGCAAAAGATAGGAGAACTTATTGTGGGAGATTTGGAAGAAAGCGAAAAACGACAACTTATTTCACTTTTGAATCGTCTTAATGATTTTCATCAGCCTATTTATCATGAAAATAAGAAAGAGAGTTTTGAAATGCTTTTAAGTTTTAGAAAATAA
- a CDS encoding tol-pal system protein YbgF, protein MKKLLYILIPLFSLFYLSPFSYQSANAQDLPHPDSVEMLINSMAIQIEATQGLNDMYNFDFRSAESQFKWIKKRYPKHPLGYFLMGLSNFWKMMPNEDIKTYDGVFNKYMDSTITYAEDIFDKAEKKSPKQIEAAFFLSAAYAFKGRLESNRRNWTAATIAGKRALNYLEDARGYGDLSPELLFGDGLYNYYVEWIPENYGELKPILWFFKDGDKAKGIKQLEEVTAEGFYTKTEAQTFLVRIYDSESKTDPTYRAKALNLSEYLHTIYPKNAFFHRQYLKLLYLNGDGNKTIEESKKALELIEKNAFGYEGTIGRYAAFFLGSHSFRALRNYEDAKKYLKQAVEFGEGADAQDSGYYLYSLAYLGQIAHIEKDYMAAKGYYEKIKDHADRKHSTKKEAKEYLRKNRKLFK, encoded by the coding sequence ATGAAAAAATTACTTTATATTCTCATTCCTCTATTTTCATTATTTTATCTTTCTCCTTTTAGTTATCAAAGTGCAAACGCACAAGATTTGCCTCATCCAGATAGTGTAGAAATGCTTATCAATAGTATGGCAATTCAGATAGAAGCAACACAAGGGTTAAATGATATGTATAATTTTGACTTTAGAAGTGCAGAAAGTCAGTTTAAGTGGATAAAAAAGCGTTATCCAAAGCATCCTTTAGGTTATTTTTTGATGGGATTGAGTAATTTTTGGAAAATGATGCCTAATGAAGACATAAAAACCTATGATGGTGTTTTTAATAAATATATGGATTCGACAATTACCTATGCAGAAGATATTTTTGATAAAGCAGAAAAAAAATCGCCAAAACAAATAGAAGCTGCCTTTTTTTTATCAGCTGCTTATGCTTTTAAGGGACGTTTAGAATCCAATAGAAGAAATTGGACGGCTGCTACCATTGCAGGAAAACGAGCCTTGAATTATTTAGAAGATGCTAGAGGGTATGGAGATTTGAGTCCAGAACTACTCTTCGGAGATGGCTTATATAATTATTATGTAGAATGGATTCCAGAAAATTATGGAGAATTAAAGCCCATTCTTTGGTTTTTCAAAGATGGAGACAAAGCAAAGGGAATCAAACAATTAGAAGAAGTAACAGCAGAAGGATTTTATACCAAAACAGAAGCTCAAACTTTCTTAGTTCGTATTTATGATAGTGAATCCAAAACAGACCCTACATATAGAGCAAAGGCATTAAATTTAAGTGAATATTTGCATACAATCTATCCCAAAAATGCTTTTTTTCATCGTCAGTATCTAAAACTTTTGTATCTGAACGGAGACGGAAACAAAACCATTGAAGAATCTAAAAAAGCATTAGAACTTATCGAAAAAAATGCTTTTGGTTATGAGGGAACAATTGGGCGTTATGCTGCATTCTTCTTGGGTTCACATAGTTTTAGAGCCTTGAGAAATTATGAAGATGCGAAAAAATATCTCAAACAAGCCGTTGAGTTTGGGGAAGGTGCAGATGCACAAGACTCGGGATATTATTTGTATTCTTTGGCTTATTTGGGGCAAATTGCTCATATAGAAAAAGATTATATGGCAGCAAAAGGTTATTATGAAAAAATAAAAGACCACGCAGACCGAAAACACTCTACCAAAAAAGAAGCAAAAGAATATCTAAGAAAAAATAGAAAATTATTCAAATAA
- a CDS encoding DUF697 domain-containing protein, whose product MSQAKVQAEGIVQKHVLWSMGMGAIPIPFVDTIAVSAMQYEMLKQVSNLYGFEMSENMGKSLISVLAGGTLVRMGASAVKTIPIIGSFLGGGAMVVLSGASTYAIGSVFVQHFESGGDLFDIDTEKFKTFYKEKFEQGKEYAADMRDKAKNSMNGEDENLKTDLGKKDKPTMETDPNAPKDGKYEHQFQNKSGENQKNKEEKESEEEQALKEAKIAELNDLKAKGILTDEEYERMKKKIMS is encoded by the coding sequence ATGAGTCAAGCTAAAGTTCAAGCCGAAGGTATCGTTCAAAAACACGTTTTATGGTCTATGGGAATGGGGGCAATTCCAATTCCTTTTGTAGATACAATTGCTGTTTCAGCGATGCAGTATGAAATGTTAAAGCAAGTTTCGAATCTATATGGTTTTGAAATGAGTGAAAATATGGGAAAATCTCTTATCTCTGTTCTTGCAGGAGGTACACTTGTTCGTATGGGGGCATCGGCTGTCAAAACGATTCCAATCATTGGTTCTTTCTTAGGAGGTGGTGCAATGGTGGTTTTGTCGGGAGCTTCTACTTATGCAATAGGAAGTGTCTTTGTCCAGCACTTTGAGTCTGGAGGAGATTTATTTGATATTGATACCGAAAAATTCAAAACTTTCTACAAAGAAAAGTTTGAGCAAGGAAAAGAATATGCTGCTGATATGAGAGATAAGGCTAAAAATTCTATGAATGGCGAAGATGAAAATCTAAAAACAGATTTAGGAAAAAAAGATAAGCCAACAATGGAAACTGACCCAAATGCTCCTAAAGATGGAAAATATGAACACCAGTTTCAAAATAAATCAGGCGAAAATCAGAAAAATAAAGAGGAAAAAGAAAGTGAAGAAGAACAAGCATTAAAAGAAGCCAAAATTGCTGAACTCAACGACCTTAAAGCAAAAGGAATCTTGACAGATGAAGAATACGAACGCATGAAAAAGAAAATTATGAGTTAA